A single window of Xylocopilactobacillus apicola DNA harbors:
- a CDS encoding GIY-YIG nuclease family protein — MQKLFMDKYFFYVVLCRNGAFYAGTTNDVSHRIKMHNEGKGAKYTRANRPVKLIYQETFASKGEALSFELKFKRLSRQQKEIYLKNHCNH; from the coding sequence TTGCAAAAATTATTCATGGATAAATACTTCTTTTATGTGGTTCTTTGCCGCAACGGAGCTTTTTACGCCGGAACCACCAACGATGTTAGTCATCGAATCAAAATGCACAACGAAGGAAAAGGCGCAAAATATACTCGCGCCAACCGACCGGTTAAATTAATCTATCAGGAAACATTTGCCAGTAAAGGTGAGGCACTTTCCTTTGAATTAAAGTTTAAACGCTTAAGCCGCCAACAAAAAGAAATATATCTAAAAAATCATTGCAATCATTGA
- a CDS encoding uracil-xanthine permease family protein codes for MANKNQAIYDVNERPPLGTWFGLSLQHMFSMFGSTVLVPLLVGLNPSVALISSGVGTLLHILITHGKIPAYMGSSFAFVIPMASLMKSFGYPAVAQGIFSVGLVYLIVALIVARVGTNWIDQIFPPEVVGPVAIVIGLSLAGSAALNATRVGGVASGKYDLRIFIVALLTLLFTIGYNMFLKGFLGMIPVLLGIVTGYLFAMMFGLVDLSGIAKASWFALPKFNSIFESRQLYLSGIISMAPLAFVTISEHLGHLMVLNKITDRNFFKDPGLSKTLTGDGTASIAASLIGGPSVTSYGENIGVMQLSRVYSVWVIGGAAVFAIVFSFCGKLSALISSIPGAVIGGVGFMLYGVIASTGLQIIVDNKVDFGKKRNIMIAAPVLVTGIGNFQLDLGHGLVFTGVALSTLLGIILNLVLPKKAASEN; via the coding sequence ATGGCAAATAAAAATCAAGCAATTTATGACGTTAACGAGCGGCCGCCTTTAGGAACCTGGTTTGGCCTTTCATTACAACATATGTTTAGTATGTTTGGCTCAACGGTCTTAGTTCCACTATTAGTCGGGTTAAATCCAAGTGTTGCGCTGATTTCCTCAGGGGTTGGAACACTTCTGCACATCTTAATCACACATGGCAAAATTCCCGCTTATATGGGATCAAGCTTTGCATTTGTTATTCCTATGGCCAGTTTAATGAAATCGTTTGGCTATCCTGCTGTAGCCCAAGGAATCTTTAGTGTCGGATTAGTTTATCTCATAGTGGCTTTAATTGTTGCTAGAGTCGGTACTAATTGGATTGACCAAATTTTTCCACCAGAAGTTGTAGGACCAGTTGCGATTGTCATTGGTTTAAGCTTAGCAGGATCCGCCGCTTTAAATGCCACCAGAGTTGGGGGAGTCGCTAGCGGCAAATACGATCTAAGAATCTTTATAGTTGCCTTATTGACTCTACTTTTTACGATCGGTTACAACATGTTTTTAAAAGGATTTTTAGGAATGATTCCCGTTTTATTAGGAATTGTTACCGGCTATCTTTTTGCGATGATGTTTGGACTAGTCGATTTAAGCGGAATTGCAAAAGCTAGTTGGTTTGCCTTGCCGAAATTTAATAGTATTTTTGAAAGCCGTCAACTTTATCTTAGCGGAATTATTAGTATGGCGCCGCTAGCCTTTGTTACTATCTCTGAACACTTAGGACACTTAATGGTCTTAAATAAAATCACCGACCGCAACTTTTTCAAAGATCCGGGACTTTCAAAAACCTTAACGGGCGATGGAACTGCTTCAATAGCAGCTAGTTTGATTGGTGGCCCGTCAGTTACCAGTTATGGAGAAAATATCGGTGTCATGCAATTAAGCCGTGTATATTCAGTTTGGGTAATTGGCGGAGCAGCAGTTTTTGCGATCGTTTTTAGCTTTTGTGGCAAATTAAGTGCCTTAATTTCTTCGATTCCAGGAGCAGTAATTGGAGGTGTCGGCTTCATGCTTTATGGAGTTATCGCCTCAACTGGTTTACAGATCATCGTTGACAATAAAGTTGATTTTGGTAAAAAAAGAAATATTATGATTGCAGCACCAGTATTAGTAACCGGGATTGGTAATTTTCAATTAGATCTCGGACACGGATTAGTATTTACTGGTGTCGCCCTTTCAACATTATTAGGGATTATTTTGAATTTGGTTTTACCTAAAAAAGCTGCATCCGAAAATTAA
- the gpsB gene encoding cell division regulator GpsB, translating into MLDNMQEVNQPRSDESTNFSINLNPREIADKNFDTRLRGFDRDQVNEFLDEIIKDYENYIQEVEHLTRENQRLIRRVDELSKQLTVAKQTGNMNKNSAVTNYDILKRISNLERKVFGLKLDNSE; encoded by the coding sequence ATGTTGGATAATATGCAAGAGGTAAATCAACCTCGTTCAGACGAATCGACTAATTTCTCGATTAATTTAAATCCGCGCGAAATTGCCGATAAAAATTTCGATACACGCTTGCGTGGTTTCGATCGAGATCAGGTAAATGAATTCTTGGATGAAATCATTAAGGACTATGAAAACTATATCCAAGAAGTTGAACATTTGACAAGAGAGAACCAACGTTTAATTCGTCGTGTTGACGAATTAAGTAAACAGCTAACTGTCGCTAAACAGACTGGAAACATGAATAAAAATAGTGCTGTTACTAATTATGATATTTTGAAACGTATTTCTAATCTGGAAAGAAAAGTTTTCGGTCTAAAGCTGGATAATTCGGAGTAA